The Chloroflexota bacterium genome has a window encoding:
- a CDS encoding LysM domain-containing protein — translation MSDSEQALQALLQPLGMDSTAFPPTSRYHGIEVATMETSDGRTIAYVRRRFVPPPERFALLQEHTVQEGDRLDKLAAQYIGDPEQFWRLCDANGATRPDELTEENGRKLRITLPEGIPGGQNA, via the coding sequence ATGAGCGATTCCGAACAAGCGCTGCAGGCGTTGCTTCAGCCGCTGGGAATGGACTCCACGGCCTTTCCACCCACCAGCCGCTATCATGGCATTGAAGTTGCCACCATGGAGACCTCGGACGGTCGCACCATTGCTTACGTGCGACGTCGTTTCGTCCCGCCGCCGGAGCGTTTCGCGTTGCTACAGGAACATACGGTTCAGGAGGGTGACCGGCTGGACAAACTCGCTGCTCAATACATCGGCGATCCGGAGCAATTCTGGCGTCTCTGTGATGCCAATGGTGCGACGCGACCTGATGAACTGACCGAAGAGAACGGCCGGAAGCTACGGATTACCTTGCCAGAAGGCATTCCAGGCGGCCAAAATGCTTAA
- a CDS encoding phage baseplate assembly protein V, translated as MSQKKFYGKYRGQVINNVDPMMIGRIQVMVPDVSNIALTSWAMPCLPVGGVQMGMFTVPPIGAGVWIEFEQGDPDYPIWTGSFWGSTAEVPALAKTVPPAIDGITLQTTLQNGIVISDLPGPTGGIMLKSTTGATLIVNDTGIYIQNGKGAMITLIGPTVTVNNGALVVV; from the coding sequence ATGAGCCAAAAAAAGTTCTATGGCAAATATCGTGGTCAGGTCATCAACAACGTTGATCCCATGATGATAGGCAGGATCCAGGTTATGGTGCCCGACGTATCAAACATTGCCTTGACCAGTTGGGCCATGCCCTGTCTGCCCGTCGGTGGCGTACAGATGGGCATGTTTACAGTGCCACCCATTGGCGCAGGCGTCTGGATCGAATTCGAGCAGGGTGACCCTGATTATCCCATCTGGACAGGCTCCTTTTGGGGTTCGACGGCCGAGGTGCCTGCGTTAGCCAAAACCGTGCCCCCGGCCATCGACGGAATCACCCTGCAAACTACGCTGCAAAATGGCATCGTGATCAGCGACCTGCCTGGACCCACCGGTGGCATCATGCTCAAGAGCACGACCGGCGCCACGCTGATCGTCAACGATACAGGTATTTACATCCAGAATGGCAAGGGGGCGATGATCACGTTGATCGGCCCCACGGTGACCGTCAACAACGGCGCGCTGGTGGTCGTCTGA
- a CDS encoding GPW/gp25 family protein produces the protein MKNLDYAYHFDGRGRTAGTGYEDHIRDMIEQVLFTVPGERVNRPDFGSGLLQLVFAPNSDELAATTQFLVQGALQQWLGDLILVEEVEVEAQDSSLTVQVRYVIRRTQERRVAEFNRQI, from the coding sequence ATGAAGAACCTGGATTATGCCTACCATTTCGATGGTCGGGGCCGCACGGCCGGCACCGGCTACGAGGACCATATTCGCGATATGATCGAGCAGGTGCTGTTCACGGTGCCGGGAGAGCGGGTCAACCGCCCCGATTTCGGTAGCGGCCTCCTTCAGCTGGTGTTCGCACCCAACAGTGATGAGTTGGCAGCAACCACCCAGTTCCTGGTACAGGGCGCTCTGCAACAGTGGTTGGGCGACCTGATACTGGTCGAAGAGGTCGAGGTCGAGGCCCAGGATTCCAGCTTGACAGTCCAGGTGCGATACGTTATCCGGCGGACACAAGAGCGCCGGGTGGCGGAGTTCAACCGCCAGATCTGA
- a CDS encoding putative baseplate assembly protein, whose protein sequence is MIYFCCDERRRNSVANHPVLNGIDYLEVLDDPGLPNNLRQRTLFVHFLKEDHLAGLDSTNIVIEGGERIRDIAVLETKADPLDATVLVVTVDQPGDFSTYTLRLVAAPEALSPPEDFDPRLSAIDFSFKVACPSDFDCLPVDECPPDVELAPEINYLARDYASFRQLMLDRMATIMPDWPERNPADLGVALVELLAYLADRLSYQQDAVATEAYLGTARLRTSVKRHARLMDYFMHDGCNARAWVYFDVNAPVTLLDVDTISGAPARLLTRCVPGPVVAADDLPAVLTDHDPEVFELLETGYLHPAHNEIPFYTWGDEECCLPRGATRAYLKDSVNGDERPRLRPGDVIIFEERLGPNTGSEADADPSHRHAVRLTRVHPEASETMQAGGPGVRPRIDRTPAAAVIDPLTGQPYIAIEWDPEDALPFPLCLSGITDDDHGSQLVLDISLALGNVVLADHGLSITDEDLGVVPDATIFKAEGSEAHCEPHQRHPVPARFRPGLQSQPLTQQGMVPATEQLPGGGQQRVHRPFDDEGSATAAFRWLMRNTMPAVSLVDSLERTWKSRRDLLASEEDATEFVVEMEQGGRAFLRFGDDRHGERPNSGLGFTATYRIGNGTSGNVGTDVITLLVTGQNDVAAAVTGVRNPLPARGAVEAERIEDVRQRAPVAFRTQERAVTAADYAEVTERQQDMQIQQAAATFRWTGSWHTVFVTADRYAGLTVDEHFEQRLQDRLERYRLAGYDLEVDGPRYVPLEVTIKVCVKTDYFRSHVKAALLDVFSNRVLPDGRLGIFHPDNFTFGQPVYLSKLVAAAQQVAGVESVKVSRFQRRGRPDPKAFQDGMLAFERLEIARLDNDPSFPERGTFKLKLLGGK, encoded by the coding sequence ATGATCTATTTCTGCTGTGACGAAAGGCGCCGCAACAGCGTTGCGAACCATCCGGTGCTCAATGGGATCGACTATCTGGAGGTGCTGGACGATCCTGGGCTGCCCAACAATCTCAGGCAGCGTACACTCTTCGTTCACTTTCTGAAGGAGGATCATCTTGCCGGACTGGACTCGACGAATATTGTGATCGAGGGTGGCGAGCGGATCCGGGATATCGCTGTGCTGGAAACCAAGGCTGATCCATTGGATGCCACGGTACTGGTGGTCACTGTCGACCAACCGGGCGACTTCTCGACCTATACCTTGCGTTTGGTGGCAGCGCCGGAGGCGTTGAGCCCACCTGAGGACTTCGATCCTCGTCTTTCAGCCATCGACTTTTCCTTCAAGGTGGCCTGTCCCAGCGATTTCGACTGTCTGCCTGTCGATGAATGCCCTCCAGATGTCGAGTTGGCGCCTGAGATCAACTATCTTGCCAGGGATTATGCCAGTTTCCGGCAGCTTATGCTGGACCGGATGGCGACGATCATGCCCGATTGGCCGGAGCGAAATCCGGCCGACCTTGGTGTGGCCCTGGTGGAGTTGCTGGCTTATCTGGCCGACCGTTTGAGCTACCAGCAGGATGCCGTAGCCACAGAGGCCTACCTGGGCACCGCCAGGTTACGGACCTCGGTGAAGCGTCACGCCCGTTTGATGGATTACTTCATGCATGATGGCTGCAACGCGCGGGCATGGGTTTATTTTGATGTCAACGCGCCGGTGACTCTGCTGGATGTGGATACGATCTCTGGTGCGCCCGCGCGACTGTTGACCCGATGTGTGCCAGGTCCGGTGGTTGCGGCCGATGATTTGCCGGCTGTGCTCACAGACCACGATCCCGAGGTCTTTGAGTTGCTGGAAACTGGCTACCTGCACCCCGCTCACAATGAAATCCCCTTCTATACCTGGGGCGATGAGGAATGTTGTTTGCCCAGGGGTGCCACCCGCGCCTACTTGAAGGACAGCGTGAATGGGGACGAACGACCACGCTTGCGTCCCGGGGATGTGATCATCTTCGAGGAACGCCTGGGGCCGAACACTGGCAGCGAGGCTGATGCCGATCCAAGCCATCGCCACGCCGTGCGTTTGACTCGGGTGCATCCGGAAGCAAGCGAAACGATGCAGGCTGGCGGCCCTGGAGTTCGTCCGAGGATAGATAGAACGCCTGCCGCAGCGGTCATCGATCCCCTCACCGGGCAGCCATACATTGCCATCGAATGGGATCCTGAAGATGCGCTGCCCTTCCCGCTTTGCCTGTCGGGCATCACCGACGATGACCATGGCAGTCAACTGGTTTTGGACATCAGCCTTGCCCTTGGAAACGTTGTCCTGGCGGACCACGGTCTGAGTATCACGGACGAGGATCTGGGAGTTGTTCCCGACGCAACGATCTTCAAAGCGGAGGGCAGCGAAGCCCACTGCGAGCCTCACCAACGCCATCCGGTTCCTGCCCGTTTCCGGCCCGGTTTGCAGAGTCAACCGTTGACCCAGCAGGGCATGGTGCCGGCGACAGAGCAGCTTCCTGGTGGTGGTCAACAGAGGGTGCACCGGCCTTTCGACGACGAAGGGTCGGCGACAGCGGCATTCCGGTGGTTGATGCGTAATACCATGCCTGCGGTCAGCCTGGTCGATAGCCTGGAGCGGACCTGGAAATCCCGGCGTGACCTTTTGGCAAGCGAAGAGGATGCCACCGAGTTCGTGGTGGAGATGGAGCAGGGAGGACGGGCCTTTCTGCGCTTCGGCGACGACCGCCATGGTGAGCGTCCCAACAGTGGGCTGGGATTCACGGCAACTTATCGGATCGGCAATGGAACGAGCGGAAACGTCGGTACCGACGTGATCACTCTGCTGGTGACAGGGCAGAACGATGTGGCGGCTGCAGTTACCGGCGTGCGTAATCCATTGCCTGCCCGAGGTGCTGTTGAAGCGGAGCGCATCGAGGATGTTCGCCAGCGGGCACCTGTGGCCTTTCGCACCCAGGAGAGGGCTGTGACGGCCGCGGACTATGCCGAAGTCACGGAACGGCAGCAGGACATGCAGATCCAGCAGGCGGCCGCGACCTTTCGCTGGACCGGCAGCTGGCACACGGTGTTTGTAACGGCCGATCGTTATGCCGGGCTTACCGTCGATGAACACTTCGAGCAGCGCCTGCAAGACCGGCTCGAGCGCTACCGTCTGGCGGGCTACGACCTGGAGGTCGACGGTCCGCGCTACGTGCCGCTGGAAGTCACCATCAAGGTCTGCGTCAAGACAGACTATTTTCGCAGCCACGTCAAGGCAGCCCTTCTCGATGTCTTTAGCAATCGCGTCCTGCCCGATGGACGGTTGGGTATCTTCCATCCCGACAATTTCACCTTTGGCCAGCCTGTCTATCTGAGCAAATTGGTGGCTGCGGCCCAGCAGGTGGCGGGGGTGGAATCAGTGAAAGTTTCCAGGTTTCAGCGGCGGGGCCGTCCCGATCCGAAGGCGTTTCAGGATGGCATGTTGGCCTTCGAGCGGCTTGAGATCGCTCGATTGGACAACGATCCCAGTTTCCCCGAACGAGGTACATTCAAGTTGAAGTTGTTAGGTGGCAAATAA
- a CDS encoding putative baseplate assembly protein: protein MMSQSPVTLNDCGCCQGTSAETPVTLDNRPGLSAIAYRVGIHGTFKRTMLARLSSSAYPALRMLTTREDDDFTIALLDAWAVVGDVLSFYQERIANESYWRTATERLSLLEMARLIGYELRPGVAATTLLAFSMDETPGAPESVIVTAGVKAQSVPGQDEFPQTFETIEEIEARPEWNALKLKLTEGQSVGQSSQKIYLEGTGSNLRAGDALIFVGTNRKDDPESNNWDFRYVSDVTADPVSNQTLVILSTALDSSVASGHPLEVHALRQRAALFGYNAPDPRVLPAETLTKYASSLNAGKTRWLYPISGSTVYLDNNYPAVEKSSWVVLTRPGSTRLYETAGVSEAAVANFAMTGKAAKVQLDPSTGLGNFSSTNYRGTTVYAQSERLAVASERPIGKKATGRVDNLLMAAKVDNLLPERRLVLVGIPKDAEELTSEDLVLDSAKLEGNATRLTFTTTLQQSYQLETVMIYANVARATHGETTQEVLGAGDATRPYQKFGLKQSPVTYVRDTVSASGAVSTLAVRVNDILWHEVPSLYQKGRDERVFVTRRDDEGKMTVQFGDGQNGARLPTGIDNVRATYRKGLGAAGNLESERLTTLLTRPLGLKEVANPVRAAGGADGETRDEARRNAPVTVRTLDRIVSLQDYEDFAQAYAGIAKARATWTWSGQQRGVFVTVAGANGDIVETGSDTTGSSLLSAMQGAGNPFVPLSLASYVPVKFTLDAVITVELDYDSDLVLAAVENDLRDHYSFEAGELGKHVFLSEIMAVIQSVDGVVAVDVNYFHRLDPGVGPTFSQRLIAAAPSPGVAAGEVFGAELLMITDEPLGLETAL, encoded by the coding sequence ATGATGAGCCAATCTCCAGTCACGCTGAATGACTGCGGCTGCTGTCAGGGAACCAGCGCAGAGACGCCGGTTACCCTCGATAATCGACCAGGCCTGAGTGCGATCGCCTACCGGGTTGGCATCCACGGAACGTTCAAGCGCACCATGCTGGCCCGTCTTTCCTCCAGCGCTTACCCAGCGCTGCGTATGCTGACGACCCGCGAGGATGACGACTTCACCATCGCTCTGCTGGATGCGTGGGCAGTGGTTGGCGATGTGCTGAGCTTTTATCAGGAACGGATCGCCAACGAGTCCTACTGGCGTACGGCGACGGAACGGCTGTCGCTGCTGGAGATGGCCCGTCTTATTGGCTACGAACTGCGCCCCGGCGTGGCCGCCACGACCCTGCTGGCCTTTTCGATGGACGAGACACCTGGGGCGCCCGAAAGCGTCATCGTGACGGCAGGTGTCAAGGCTCAAAGTGTACCGGGACAGGACGAATTTCCTCAGACCTTCGAGACCATCGAGGAAATCGAGGCCCGCCCCGAATGGAATGCACTGAAGCTGAAGTTAACCGAAGGCCAAAGTGTTGGACAGAGCAGCCAAAAGATCTATCTGGAAGGCACCGGCAGTAATCTTCGGGCCGGCGATGCGCTTATCTTCGTCGGAACGAATCGAAAGGACGATCCCGAAAGCAACAACTGGGACTTTCGCTATGTAAGCGATGTGACTGCCGACCCGGTGTCGAACCAGACGCTGGTCATATTGAGCACAGCCCTGGATAGTAGCGTGGCTTCTGGACATCCGCTGGAGGTGCACGCGCTGCGCCAGAGAGCGGCCCTCTTCGGCTACAATGCCCCTGATCCGCGTGTCCTGCCGGCGGAAACCCTGACCAAATACGCGAGCAGCCTCAATGCAGGGAAGACCCGTTGGCTCTATCCAATATCCGGGAGCACGGTTTATTTGGACAACAACTATCCTGCGGTTGAGAAAAGCAGTTGGGTCGTGCTGACCAGGCCCGGCTCTACCCGGCTGTACGAAACGGCTGGCGTTTCCGAGGCCGCTGTTGCCAATTTTGCCATGACAGGAAAGGCAGCAAAGGTTCAACTGGACCCCAGCACCGGCCTGGGTAACTTTTCCAGCACCAACTATCGCGGCACGACAGTCTATGCCCAAAGCGAACGGCTTGCAGTAGCCAGTGAGAGGCCCATCGGCAAGAAGGCAACCGGCAGGGTGGATAATCTCCTGATGGCAGCCAAGGTGGACAACCTGTTGCCCGAGCGACGCCTTGTTCTGGTAGGCATCCCAAAAGACGCTGAAGAGTTAACGAGCGAGGACCTGGTCCTGGACAGCGCCAAACTTGAAGGCAACGCCACACGCCTGACCTTCACTACGACGCTTCAGCAATCGTACCAGCTGGAAACAGTGATGATCTACGCCAATGTGGCCAGGGCCACTCACGGCGAGACCACCCAGGAGGTGTTGGGTGCCGGCGATGCAACCCGGCCCTACCAGAAGTTTGGGCTAAAACAGTCGCCGGTGACCTATGTGCGGGATACAGTATCGGCCAGCGGCGCGGTTTCGACATTGGCGGTGAGGGTCAACGACATCCTGTGGCACGAGGTGCCAAGCCTGTACCAAAAAGGCCGCGATGAGCGTGTCTTCGTGACCCGGCGGGACGACGAGGGAAAGATGACCGTACAGTTCGGCGACGGTCAAAATGGCGCCCGGCTGCCCACCGGTATTGACAATGTCCGGGCTACGTATCGCAAGGGGCTGGGAGCAGCCGGTAACCTGGAGTCTGAGCGACTGACAACTCTGTTGACCCGTCCGTTGGGCTTGAAGGAAGTTGCTAATCCGGTGCGGGCTGCTGGCGGCGCCGATGGGGAGACCCGCGACGAAGCCCGCCGCAATGCGCCTGTCACAGTTCGGACCCTGGATCGCATCGTTTCTCTTCAGGATTATGAGGATTTCGCCCAGGCCTATGCCGGGATCGCCAAAGCCCGGGCCACCTGGACCTGGAGCGGCCAACAGCGGGGCGTGTTTGTTACCGTCGCTGGCGCGAACGGCGACATCGTGGAGACCGGTAGCGACACGACCGGTTCCAGCCTGCTTTCGGCCATGCAGGGGGCTGGCAATCCCTTCGTGCCGCTGTCACTCGCTTCCTATGTTCCGGTGAAATTTACGTTGGACGCCGTGATAACCGTTGAGCTGGATTATGACTCCGATCTGGTTCTGGCAGCCGTGGAGAATGATCTGCGCGATCACTATTCGTTCGAGGCCGGAGAGCTGGGCAAGCATGTTTTTCTGAGCGAGATCATGGCTGTGATACAGAGCGTCGATGGGGTGGTTGCAGTCGACGTCAATTACTTTCATCGGCTTGATCCTGGCGTCGGCCCCACTTTTTCTCAGCGACTGATTGCCGCCGCGCCGAGCCCGGGCGTGGCGGCCGGGGAGGTTTTCGGCGCCGAACTGTTGATGATCACCGATGAGCCGCTGGGGCTCGAGACCGCACTATAG